From the genome of Longispora fulva:
GGTCGAGACGTTCCGGCGTGGCATCGGCGGCGCCGAGTCCAACGTCGCCCGGGGCCTGGCGGCGCTCGGCACCCGGACGGCCTGGCTCAGCCGGGTCGGCGACGACGGATTCGGCCGGCACCTGGTCGGGGCGCTGCGCGCCGACGGCGTGGACGTCTCCGGCGTCGAGACCGACCCCGACCGCCCCACCGGGCTCTACGTCAAGGAGATCGGCGCGGGCCCACCGCACGACCTGCCCGTCGGCCGCAGCCGCCTGCACTACTACCGGGCCGGCTCGGCGGCGTCGGCCATGGGCCCGGAGTTCGTCGACCGGCCGGCCGTGGCCGCCCTGCTCGCCGAGGCCGACATGCTGCACCTGTCGGGCATCACGGCGGCGCTCTCCGACAGTTGCCTGGCGTTGGTGCACCATCTCATGATCGGCCGTCGGGCCGGTCAGGTGGTGAGTTTTGACCTGAACTGGCGGCCGGCCCTCTGGCGGGACTACGACCCGGCCGTCCTCCGCCCGCTGCTCGACGCCGCGGACGTCGTGCTCCTCGGCGCGGACGAGGCCCTGGCGGCGTTCGGTGTGAACACCCCGGACAAGCTGCGCGAGCTGCTGCCCTCGCCGCGGTCCCTCGTGATCAAGGACGGGGCGCTGCGGGCCACGACGGTCGACCGGCAGGGCGGCTGCGTGACCGAGCCGGCCCTTGCGGTGGACGTGGTCGACGCGGTGGGCGCCGGCGACGCGTTCGCCGCCGGCTACCTGACCGGCGTGCTTCGCGATCTGGACGAGCCGCGCCGGCTGCGCCTCGGCCACCTGACGGCCGCCGCGACCCTGGTCGTGACGGGCGACCACGGCCAGCCGCTGGGCCTCGACGCCCTCCTCGACGCGACCCCCGAGGAGTGGGCGGCCACCCGGATCAGCCCGACGAAGGCCCCGACGCGGGCCGCGGCCCCCGGCCGGCTTCCGGGCCCTGCCGGCCCCGCGCCCGACGGCCCCACGCCCGATCCGGCCGCGCCCGCCGCGGCACGCCCCGACCATCGCCAGGACGAGGCATGAGCCAGAGCCTCTCCCGGGCGCTCAAACTCCTCGTCGAGCTGGGCCGCCAACCCTGCTCCCTCGACGACGCCGCCCGGGTCCTCGACGTGCACAAGACCACGGCCCTGCGCCTCCTGCGCACCCTGGAGGAGGAACGCTTCGTCCACCGCGACCCGTCCTTCCGCTACCACCTGGGCTCCCAGTTCTTCGCCCTGGCCACCACGGCCCTCGACCAGCGCCAGGTCCGCGGCGCGGCGGGCCGGCACCTCACGGCCCTGAGCGCGGCCACCGGCCAGACGGTGCACCTCGCCGGCTACGAGGACGGCCACGTCATCTACTGGGACAAGCGCGACTCCGCCCACACGGTCCGGATGTACTCGCGGATCGGCCTCCCCGCCAGCCCGCACACGGCCGCGGTCGCGAAGGTGCTGCTCGCGGGCCTGGACGAGCCGGAGCGCCGCCGGGTCGTGGAGGGCATCACC
Proteins encoded in this window:
- a CDS encoding IclR family transcriptional regulator is translated as MSQSLSRALKLLVELGRQPCSLDDAARVLDVHKTTALRLLRTLEEERFVHRDPSFRYHLGSQFFALATTALDQRQVRGAAGRHLTALSAATGQTVHLAGYEDGHVIYWDKRDSAHTVRMYSRIGLPASPHTAAVAKVLLAGLDEPERRRVVEGITFTRHTPRTLTGPAELLAELRTVAEQGYAVDHGEHEAFMNCVAAPVRGAGGRVTAAVSISVPDFVLDYDGVLALVPDLLGTARAISIDCGWSAP
- a CDS encoding sugar kinase — encoded protein: MNKLAVCLGESMAVLVPESPGPLDEVETFRRGIGGAESNVARGLAALGTRTAWLSRVGDDGFGRHLVGALRADGVDVSGVETDPDRPTGLYVKEIGAGPPHDLPVGRSRLHYYRAGSAASAMGPEFVDRPAVAALLAEADMLHLSGITAALSDSCLALVHHLMIGRRAGQVVSFDLNWRPALWRDYDPAVLRPLLDAADVVLLGADEALAAFGVNTPDKLRELLPSPRSLVIKDGALRATTVDRQGGCVTEPALAVDVVDAVGAGDAFAAGYLTGVLRDLDEPRRLRLGHLTAAATLVVTGDHGQPLGLDALLDATPEEWAATRISPTKAPTRAAAPGRLPGPAGPAPDGPTPDPAAPAAARPDHRQDEA